Proteins encoded within one genomic window of Sphingomonas sp. KRR8:
- the ligD gene encoding DNA ligase D, producing MARTPRPKGHDIETYNAKRDFAKTAEPKGRKLKGKGDSFVVQKHDATRLHWDFRLELDGVLKSWAVPRGPSLDPRTNRLAMRTEDHPLDYGTFEGIIPKGEYGGGTVMLWDRGRWIPHPGKDPRKTIEEGHLHFTLEGERMKGEWVMFRLKGKPGDKGEAWMLKKVTDEQAKPDQGDALVDDCLTSVTTARTMAEIAAGEDVWESNRGGKKGGRTKRKVATPPPPFAEPQLATLVDTVPTGNDWLHEYKYDGYRLLLSVGDGSVLAWTRNGKDWSDHFAPLVKAAAKLPPGCLLDGEAVALDDKGKPNFQLLQSTLKGGKPELAYYAFDLLVDRGEDIRGLPNLERKERLAALLKGVPAPLIYGDHVVGRGEKLFEAICKDGGEGIISKKASAPYRGTRSRCWLKIKCIQRQEFVIVGWQASDKRRGFRSLHLAVREDGQLRYVGKVGTGFDTKMIEELSATMAPLARDEPALEVPRAMRRGSTWIEPTLVAEVAFTEFTSDGVLRHPSFIGLRSDKSAKDVVRETPARTAAAPKPKGKKADLATYESLGLKLTSPERVVFPGDELTKGDLANYYAAVAELLLIDLRDRPMTLIRCPQGRAKHCFFQKHDSGTMGEHVHHVPVTENKGETQDYLYVSDAIGALECVQMNTIEFHGWGSRIDPLEKPDRLVFDLDPDVGLDFAKVKEAALRLRALLGDLGLETFPMLSGGKGIHVIAPLDQSRDWPAVKSFAERFSRAIGEAEPELFTANIRKVQRKGRIFLDWLRNQRGATAVMPYSARAREGAPVAVPVAWEELDGIDAANIYSIRDASVLLERAGGKLLAGWGRAKQALPDF from the coding sequence GTGGCGAGGACACCCCGCCCCAAGGGTCACGACATCGAGACCTACAATGCCAAGCGCGACTTCGCGAAGACCGCCGAGCCCAAGGGACGCAAGCTCAAGGGCAAGGGCGACAGCTTCGTGGTGCAGAAGCATGACGCGACCCGGCTGCACTGGGACTTTCGGCTTGAGTTGGACGGCGTGCTGAAGAGCTGGGCGGTCCCGCGGGGCCCGAGCCTTGATCCCAGGACCAATCGGCTGGCCATGCGGACCGAGGACCATCCGCTCGACTACGGCACGTTCGAGGGGATCATCCCCAAGGGCGAATATGGCGGCGGCACGGTGATGCTGTGGGATCGCGGCCGCTGGATTCCGCACCCCGGCAAGGATCCGCGCAAGACAATCGAGGAGGGACATCTGCACTTCACGCTCGAGGGTGAGCGGATGAAGGGTGAGTGGGTGATGTTCCGCCTGAAGGGCAAGCCGGGCGACAAGGGGGAAGCCTGGATGCTCAAGAAGGTGACCGACGAGCAGGCCAAGCCCGACCAGGGCGATGCGCTGGTGGACGACTGCCTGACCAGTGTCACGACGGCGCGGACCATGGCCGAGATCGCCGCCGGCGAGGATGTGTGGGAGTCGAACCGGGGCGGGAAAAAGGGTGGGCGGACCAAGCGCAAGGTGGCTACGCCGCCGCCGCCCTTCGCGGAACCGCAACTGGCGACGCTGGTCGACACGGTTCCGACCGGCAACGATTGGCTGCACGAGTATAAATATGATGGCTACCGGCTGCTGCTCAGCGTGGGCGACGGCAGCGTGCTGGCCTGGACGCGCAACGGCAAGGATTGGAGCGATCATTTCGCGCCGCTGGTGAAAGCCGCCGCCAAGCTGCCGCCCGGATGCCTGCTCGATGGCGAGGCGGTGGCGCTGGATGACAAGGGCAAGCCCAACTTTCAGCTGCTCCAGTCCACTCTGAAGGGTGGCAAGCCTGAGCTTGCTTATTACGCGTTCGACCTGCTGGTGGACCGCGGTGAGGACATTCGCGGGCTGCCCAACCTGGAGCGGAAGGAGCGGCTGGCGGCGCTGCTCAAGGGCGTGCCGGCACCACTGATCTACGGCGATCATGTCGTCGGGCGCGGCGAGAAACTGTTCGAGGCGATCTGCAAGGATGGCGGCGAGGGGATCATCTCCAAGAAGGCCAGCGCGCCCTATCGGGGCACCCGCAGCCGCTGTTGGCTGAAGATCAAGTGCATCCAGCGGCAGGAGTTCGTGATCGTCGGCTGGCAGGCGAGCGACAAGCGGCGCGGCTTTCGCTCGCTGCACCTGGCAGTTCGGGAAGACGGGCAGCTGCGCTATGTCGGGAAGGTCGGGACCGGCTTCGACACCAAGATGATCGAGGAATTGAGCGCGACCATGGCGCCGCTGGCGCGCGACGAGCCGGCACTGGAAGTGCCCCGCGCGATGCGGCGGGGCTCGACCTGGATCGAGCCGACGCTGGTCGCCGAGGTCGCCTTCACCGAGTTCACCAGCGACGGCGTGCTGCGGCATCCGAGCTTCATCGGCTTGCGGTCGGACAAGAGCGCGAAGGATGTGGTGCGGGAGACTCCAGCCAGGACCGCGGCCGCGCCCAAGCCCAAGGGCAAGAAAGCCGACCTCGCCACTTACGAGAGCCTCGGACTCAAGCTCACCTCACCCGAGCGCGTGGTGTTTCCGGGCGATGAGCTGACCAAGGGCGATCTTGCCAATTATTATGCGGCGGTCGCCGAGCTGCTGCTGATCGACCTGCGCGATCGGCCGATGACCCTGATCCGCTGTCCACAGGGCCGGGCCAAGCATTGCTTCTTCCAGAAGCATGACAGCGGCACGATGGGCGAGCACGTCCACCATGTGCCGGTCACCGAAAACAAGGGCGAGACGCAGGACTATCTCTACGTGTCCGATGCCATCGGCGCGCTCGAATGCGTTCAGATGAACACGATCGAATTCCACGGCTGGGGCAGCCGGATCGATCCGCTGGAGAAGCCCGACCGGCTGGTGTTCGACCTCGATCCCGACGTCGGCCTCGACTTCGCGAAAGTGAAGGAGGCGGCACTGCGGCTTCGCGCGCTGCTTGGCGACCTGGGCCTTGAAACCTTTCCGATGCTGTCGGGCGGCAAGGGCATTCACGTCATAGCGCCGCTGGACCAGAGCCGCGACTGGCCCGCGGTGAAGAGCTTCGCCGAGCGGTTCAGCCGGGCGATCGGCGAGGCCGAGCCGGAGCTGTTCACCGCCAACATCCGCAAGGTCCAGCGCAAGGGGCGGATCTTCCTCGACTGGCTGCGCAACCAGCGCGGCGCGACGGCGGTGATGCCCTATTCGGCGCGCGCGCGGGAGGGGGCGCCCGTGGCAGTGCCCGTCGCGTGGGAAGAGCTGG